In a genomic window of Nocardiopsis mwathae:
- a CDS encoding FAD-dependent oxidoreductase yields the protein MEDRGGRGDGGVRGDGGVRGGRDECRREGAGGAGSVDVVVVGGGAAGLNAALVLARARRRVLVVDGGRPRNAPARQVHGFVSRDGMPPAELVAVGRREVEHYGGRVVADEVRVVRRADHVPLGPDAAAGGFEAELTGSVVRARRVIAATGLRDALPDLPGLRERWARDVLHCPYCHGWEVRDQRLGVLGWRPEAVHQALLVRRLSDDVVFFAQDGRDLDAPGRAKLAASGVRIVHGEVSGLVVEDDRLRGVRMADGTVVGRSALFVPPEFVPNDALLTGLGCRRDDNGLVRVDANGRTSVPGVWAVGNVVDPRAFVVAAAAAGAKAAVAVNADLVEADLAEDGLHVVEGAR from the coding sequence GTGGAGGACCGCGGAGGCAGAGGTGACGGCGGCGTCAGGGGTGACGGTGGCGTCAGGGGTGGCAGGGACGAGTGCCGCAGGGAGGGCGCCGGTGGGGCCGGCTCCGTCGACGTCGTGGTGGTCGGGGGCGGCGCGGCCGGGCTGAACGCCGCGCTCGTCCTGGCCAGGGCCCGCCGCCGGGTGCTGGTGGTCGACGGCGGCCGCCCGCGCAACGCGCCCGCGCGGCAGGTGCACGGGTTCGTGTCCCGCGACGGCATGCCGCCGGCCGAGCTGGTGGCCGTCGGCCGGAGAGAGGTCGAGCACTACGGCGGGCGGGTCGTCGCCGACGAGGTGCGCGTGGTGCGGCGCGCCGACCACGTTCCTCTCGGCCCGGATGCGGCGGCCGGAGGTTTCGAGGCCGAGCTGACCGGGAGCGTGGTCCGGGCGCGGCGGGTGATCGCGGCTACAGGCCTGCGCGACGCCCTGCCCGACCTGCCCGGCCTGCGGGAGCGGTGGGCGCGGGATGTGCTGCACTGCCCTTACTGCCACGGCTGGGAGGTGCGCGACCAGCGGTTGGGCGTTCTGGGGTGGCGGCCGGAGGCGGTGCACCAGGCGCTGCTGGTGCGGCGGTTGTCGGACGACGTGGTGTTCTTCGCCCAGGACGGCAGGGACCTCGACGCGCCAGGCCGCGCGAAGCTGGCGGCGAGCGGGGTCCGGATCGTGCACGGTGAGGTGAGCGGGCTGGTGGTCGAGGATGACCGGCTGCGAGGTGTCCGGATGGCGGACGGGACCGTGGTGGGGCGTTCGGCGCTGTTCGTTCCGCCCGAGTTCGTGCCCAACGACGCGCTGCTCACCGGTCTGGGGTGTCGGCGGGACGACAATGGCCTGGTCCGGGTGGACGCGAACGGTCGGACCAGCGTGCCCGGGGTGTGGGCGGTCGGCAACGTGGTGGACCCGCGCGCCTTTGTGGTGGCAGCGGCTGCGGCCGGGGCGAAGGCGGCGGTCGCCGTCAACGCGGACTTGGTCGAGGCGGACCTTGCGGAGGACGGACTGCACGTGGTGGAGGGAGCACGATGA
- a CDS encoding helix-turn-helix domain-containing protein, whose product MDDVLAAVGPRLKRLRQERNCTLAALSTTTGISVSTLSRLESGGRKPSLELLLPIAQAHQVPLDELVGAPPVGDPRVRLKPVKRGDSTIVPLTQQPGGLQTYKMVIGATRTTPDPCTHEGYEWLYVLSGRLRLVLAEHDLVLTPGEVAEFDTRLPHWFGSTGEAPVEILSLFGPQGERMHVRARPRPSGGRVAGSRP is encoded by the coding sequence ATGGACGACGTACTCGCCGCGGTCGGACCGCGGCTCAAGCGCCTCCGGCAGGAGCGCAACTGCACCCTCGCCGCGCTGTCGACGACCACCGGGATCTCGGTCAGTACGCTGTCCCGGCTGGAGTCCGGCGGGCGCAAGCCCAGCCTGGAGCTGCTGCTGCCCATCGCCCAGGCCCACCAGGTCCCCCTCGACGAACTGGTGGGCGCGCCCCCGGTCGGCGACCCGCGTGTCCGGCTGAAGCCGGTCAAGCGCGGAGACTCGACGATCGTCCCGCTGACCCAGCAGCCCGGCGGCCTCCAGACGTACAAGATGGTCATCGGCGCCACCCGCACCACCCCCGACCCATGCACGCACGAGGGCTACGAATGGCTCTACGTCCTCAGCGGCAGGCTGCGGCTGGTGCTCGCCGAACACGACCTCGTACTCACACCGGGAGAGGTCGCAGAATTCGACACCCGGTTGCCGCACTGGTTCGGTAGCACCGGCGAGGCGCCGGTGGAGATCCTCAGCCTCTTCGGCCCGCAGGGTGAACGCATGCACGTCCGAGCCAGGCCCCGCCCCAGCGGCGGGCGGGTGGCCGGCAGCCGACCCTGA
- a CDS encoding VOC family protein, translating into MACRISELVLGCRDPEVLARFWCEVLDFVVLDREEDGTLEIGPREGFGGPQPTIILSYRDEPEPGKPRLHIDVNATDRDQDAELERLLKLGARPVDIGQTGEESWHVLVDPEGNEFCLLKARLKPL; encoded by the coding sequence ATGGCATGTCGCATCAGTGAGCTCGTGCTCGGCTGCCGCGACCCTGAGGTGCTGGCGCGGTTCTGGTGCGAGGTCCTGGACTTCGTGGTGCTCGATCGCGAGGAGGACGGCACCCTTGAGATCGGACCACGCGAAGGGTTCGGCGGCCCGCAGCCGACGATCATCCTCAGCTACAGGGACGAGCCGGAGCCGGGGAAGCCCCGGCTGCACATCGACGTCAACGCCACCGACCGCGATCAGGACGCCGAGCTCGAACGCCTCCTGAAGCTCGGGGCGCGCCCGGTGGACATCGGCCAGACCGGCGAGGAGTCCTGGCACGTTCTCGTCGACCCCGAGGGCAATGAGTTCTGCCTGCTCAAGGCTCGCCTTAAGCCACTGTGA
- a CDS encoding DUF418 domain-containing protein — MNLLHFVLIFDLDVLMGYAVTALLVAWLLNRSQGVCDAVMWAAGALHLAVIAASTLDLRMFPGADPARMGAREDGLLPAGGEGTGFSSFADSYWDMVYDRFHHLLQLRWGDEPWQMFPMTVFLFLLGVRMYRAGVFADDAKGRRIRRHLLVWGVGLGLPLAVFTELSTMDDLAMIHRYGVSAILALGYIGLAGLVLDRVRRPGPMTIGLTSLGQVALTGYVAQNLLGSVLIPALGLEALMLDAFGPWGGLGLGVAVCALLMGGSYLWLLRFSHGPAELAQKWALSKIPDRPAQGKGNPENESPAPAPRA, encoded by the coding sequence GTGAACCTACTGCACTTCGTGCTGATCTTCGATCTGGACGTGCTGATGGGTTACGCGGTCACCGCGCTGCTGGTTGCCTGGCTGCTCAATCGGTCCCAGGGCGTGTGCGATGCGGTGATGTGGGCGGCAGGCGCTCTGCACCTGGCCGTCATCGCCGCATCCACCCTGGATCTCCGGATGTTCCCTGGTGCCGACCCCGCCAGGATGGGGGCACGCGAAGATGGGCTCTTGCCCGCTGGTGGCGAAGGCACCGGCTTCTCGTCCTTCGCAGACTCGTACTGGGATATGGTCTACGACCGCTTCCACCACCTGCTCCAGCTGAGGTGGGGCGACGAGCCGTGGCAGATGTTCCCGATGACGGTGTTCCTGTTCCTCCTGGGTGTGCGGATGTATCGGGCGGGGGTGTTCGCCGACGATGCCAAGGGTCGGCGCATCCGCCGACACCTTCTCGTCTGGGGAGTGGGACTCGGGCTTCCCCTCGCCGTGTTCACCGAGCTGTCCACGATGGACGATCTGGCCATGATCCACCGGTACGGGGTCTCCGCGATCCTTGCTCTGGGCTACATCGGGCTGGCCGGTCTTGTGCTCGACCGCGTGCGTCGGCCGGGACCCATGACCATCGGTTTGACGTCGCTGGGCCAGGTGGCCCTGACCGGGTACGTGGCCCAGAATCTGCTCGGATCGGTCCTCATTCCCGCTCTCGGGTTGGAGGCCCTGATGCTGGACGCCTTCGGCCCGTGGGGAGGGCTGGGCCTGGGCGTCGCGGTCTGCGCGCTGCTCATGGGCGGTTCGTACCTGTGGTTGCTCCGTTTCTCCCACGGCCCGGCGGAGCTGGCGCAGAAGTGGGCGCTGTCCAAGATCCCCGACCGTCCCGCGCAGGGCAAGGGGAACCCGGAGAACGAGTCGCCGGCCCCCGCCCCGAGGGCTTAG
- a CDS encoding cellulase family glycosylhydrolase — MKRLPWLAAVVTLVLVGGVLAAIARPSPENPRFITDDQGRALILHGFNTSGSTKRDPDSMPWIEEQDVENEYRLMGTNFVRFLLQWSALEPAPDEYDEDYLDAVAERVSWYADRDFHVLLDMHQDLWGQSITAEGNVGNGAPPWATHTDGLPVAEQEQWELVYLEPGTMRSFDHFWNTTGEHPELMDHYVRAWGHVAERFADEPSVIGYDLMNEPWGGTLQGPAFERGPLAELYRRCIDAIRGADEDSWIFVEPQAVGTNWGLPSALPHLADPRYGEPRIVYAPHIYPLPMDLGESYGDDTSRAWIDRSVDLWRTNVQATAERLEAPVVLGEFGLDTTSPGAMEYVERLLEVSDEMGAGRAYWSNDLDGWGPWDYGNGGEDISPGALVEVMNRPYPRAIAGEPLAVRYDHDTLTLTVSFAEKSDEDVTGPTEIYVPEDRYPGGGTISSSDPEGAWTAEWDAERSVWEVESDPRRQEHELVITPPS; from the coding sequence ATGAAACGTCTCCCCTGGCTCGCCGCCGTCGTCACGCTCGTCCTGGTCGGGGGAGTCCTCGCGGCCATCGCCCGCCCTTCCCCCGAGAACCCCCGCTTCATCACCGACGATCAGGGGCGGGCGCTCATCCTGCACGGCTTCAACACCTCCGGATCGACCAAACGCGACCCCGACTCGATGCCGTGGATCGAGGAGCAGGACGTCGAGAACGAGTACCGGCTCATGGGCACCAACTTCGTCCGCTTCCTACTGCAGTGGAGTGCGCTGGAACCCGCGCCGGACGAATACGACGAGGACTACCTGGACGCCGTCGCCGAGCGCGTCTCCTGGTACGCCGACCGCGACTTCCACGTGCTCCTGGACATGCACCAGGACCTGTGGGGGCAGAGCATCACAGCCGAGGGCAACGTCGGCAACGGCGCGCCACCGTGGGCCACCCACACCGACGGCCTGCCGGTCGCGGAACAGGAGCAGTGGGAGCTCGTCTACCTGGAACCGGGGACGATGCGTTCCTTCGACCACTTCTGGAACACGACCGGAGAACACCCGGAGCTCATGGACCACTACGTCAGGGCGTGGGGGCACGTGGCCGAACGCTTCGCCGACGAGCCGTCGGTGATCGGCTACGACCTGATGAACGAGCCCTGGGGCGGCACTCTCCAGGGACCGGCGTTCGAACGCGGGCCGCTCGCCGAGCTCTACCGGCGGTGCATCGACGCGATCCGCGGCGCCGATGAGGACTCCTGGATCTTCGTCGAGCCGCAGGCCGTGGGGACCAACTGGGGCCTGCCGTCGGCGCTCCCCCACCTCGCCGACCCGAGATACGGCGAACCGCGCATCGTCTACGCGCCGCACATCTATCCACTGCCGATGGACCTCGGGGAGTCGTACGGTGACGACACGAGCCGGGCGTGGATCGATCGCAGCGTCGACCTCTGGCGCACGAATGTCCAGGCAACGGCGGAACGGCTCGAAGCGCCCGTGGTGCTCGGAGAGTTCGGGCTCGATACGACGAGCCCTGGAGCCATGGAGTACGTCGAACGCCTGCTGGAGGTGAGCGACGAGATGGGCGCGGGACGCGCCTACTGGTCCAATGACCTCGACGGGTGGGGGCCGTGGGACTACGGCAACGGCGGAGAGGACATCTCGCCGGGTGCCCTCGTCGAGGTCATGAACCGCCCCTACCCACGAGCCATCGCGGGCGAGCCCTTGGCGGTGCGCTACGACCACGACACCTTGACACTGACCGTGTCCTTCGCGGAGAAGAGCGACGAGGACGTGACCGGCCCGACGGAGATCTACGTACCGGAGGACAGGTATCCGGGCGGAGGAACGATCAGTTCCAGCGACCCGGAGGGCGCATGGACGGCAGAGTGGGACGCAGAGCGAAGTGTGTGGGAGGTCGAGTCAGACCCCCGCCGACAAGAGCACGAGCTGGTCATCACCCCTCCGAGCTGA
- a CDS encoding Crp/Fnr family transcriptional regulator yields MAHDHRGVSEAAVFHELTDAEMASVGAQVPTRSLPAGRTIYSPRDRAETMYLVKHGRVRLYRVSDDGRTITTGLLGAGAIFGEMDLLGLHMGGTWAEALEDSVLHLLSHDDVRGLLLSDPRVVTRVAEQLAARIAQLERRLVDMACKSVAERTAATLSTLIVPDRGAGQGVRLTHEQLARLTGTTRERTTKALGELAGCGLVRLRRGQVVVVDPAGLVAYADGGYGAPDAGAA; encoded by the coding sequence ATGGCGCATGATCACCGGGGTGTGTCCGAGGCGGCCGTCTTCCACGAGCTGACCGATGCGGAGATGGCTTCCGTCGGCGCGCAGGTACCCACGCGTTCACTTCCGGCGGGGCGGACGATCTACTCGCCCCGGGACCGCGCCGAGACGATGTACCTGGTGAAGCACGGGCGCGTGCGGCTGTACCGGGTGTCCGACGACGGCCGCACGATTACGACGGGCCTCCTGGGGGCGGGCGCCATCTTCGGGGAGATGGACCTGCTGGGACTGCACATGGGCGGCACCTGGGCGGAGGCGTTGGAGGACAGCGTGCTCCACCTGCTGAGCCACGACGATGTGCGGGGCCTGCTGCTGTCGGACCCAAGGGTCGTCACCCGGGTCGCCGAGCAGCTTGCGGCCCGGATCGCCCAGCTTGAGCGTCGGCTGGTCGACATGGCCTGCAAGTCGGTGGCGGAGCGGACCGCCGCGACGCTGTCGACCCTCATCGTCCCCGACAGGGGCGCGGGTCAGGGCGTGCGGCTCACGCATGAGCAGCTGGCACGCCTGACCGGCACCACGCGGGAGCGCACCACCAAGGCGCTCGGCGAGCTCGCCGGATGCGGGCTGGTGCGGCTGCGCCGGGGACAGGTCGTGGTGGTCGACCCTGCCGGGCTGGTCGCGTACGCGGACGGCGGTTACGGGGCGCCGGATGCCGGGGCCGCCTGA
- the wrbA gene encoding NAD(P)H:quinone oxidoreductase, producing the protein MSESVKLSVIYYSSTGTGYEIAREIAETAEKEGAEVRLRKVAELAPAAAIEGNPAWAANAEATKDVAEAAADDVVWADAVVFGSPTRFGNVASQLKQFIDTLGGEWAQGNLADKVYSAFTSSATQHGGQESTLLALSNTFYHFGGFIVPPGYTDASKFADGNPYGTSHVDAQGDNPVDDTTRTAAQVQAKRVVRVARALKAEGSL; encoded by the coding sequence ATGAGTGAGTCCGTGAAGCTGAGCGTCATCTACTACTCGTCGACCGGCACCGGCTACGAGATCGCCCGCGAGATCGCCGAGACCGCGGAGAAGGAAGGCGCCGAGGTGCGCCTGCGCAAGGTGGCCGAGCTCGCCCCGGCCGCCGCCATCGAGGGCAACCCGGCCTGGGCCGCCAACGCCGAGGCGACCAAGGACGTCGCCGAGGCCGCCGCCGACGACGTCGTGTGGGCGGACGCTGTCGTCTTCGGCTCACCGACCCGGTTCGGCAACGTCGCGTCGCAGCTCAAGCAGTTCATCGACACCCTCGGCGGCGAGTGGGCGCAGGGCAACCTCGCCGACAAGGTGTACAGCGCGTTCACGTCCTCCGCAACCCAGCACGGCGGGCAGGAGTCCACCCTTCTCGCGCTCTCGAACACCTTCTACCACTTCGGCGGATTCATCGTCCCGCCCGGCTACACCGACGCCAGCAAGTTCGCCGACGGCAACCCCTACGGCACCTCGCACGTCGACGCCCAGGGCGACAACCCCGTCGACGACACCACCCGCACCGCCGCCCAGGTGCAGGCCAAGCGGGTCGTCCGTGTCGCGCGTGCGCTGAAGGCCGAAGGGTCGCTGTAG
- a CDS encoding MFS transporter: MSARAGPRGVLALLVVFMIINFADKAVLGLTADAIMAELHLSATQFGTIAGSFYLLFSVSALLIGFVGDRVRAKPLLAGLVLIWSVAQLPILIPTAGFGFLLVTRILLGAGEGPAFPLANHTAFTHFPSHRRSLPAAMVTIGGALGAVVGGPLTILISEVFGWRAAFGALGAIGLVWLVAWLRYGGSGPYAAGGSTSAGAAAPSVPMRSEPEKVDGRTGDVSDQERSRPTADTAVQHEDGHEPMPDHVPFLRIVATRTWLGATFATATVLWSLALALAWIPIYLEDEVGLNKAGLSVAIGLPSLCAILLVLSGGGLAQRLIGRGVSYRVAQGCVGGTAVTIGGVFMLAMTRVEAVPLVLLCFAVAFAIGNTQTPLSNAAMSHICPERKRSAVLGASYAAATVSSVLAPYITGRIIDAAPSQMAGFSLSFDLAGLLLLVGGLAAFLLIRPDSDAAALRRSVGAPERPAGPAHRT; this comes from the coding sequence ATGAGTGCACGCGCAGGTCCCCGCGGCGTACTCGCCCTCCTGGTCGTCTTCATGATCATCAACTTCGCGGACAAGGCGGTCCTCGGCCTCACCGCCGACGCGATCATGGCGGAACTCCACCTCTCCGCCACCCAGTTCGGAACCATCGCGGGTTCCTTCTACCTCCTCTTCAGCGTCTCCGCCCTCCTCATCGGATTCGTCGGCGACCGCGTCCGCGCCAAACCGCTCCTCGCCGGCCTGGTCCTCATCTGGTCGGTGGCCCAGCTCCCGATCCTCATCCCCACCGCGGGCTTCGGCTTCCTCCTCGTCACCCGCATCCTCCTCGGAGCGGGCGAAGGCCCCGCCTTCCCCCTCGCCAACCACACCGCCTTCACCCACTTCCCCTCGCACCGGCGGTCCCTCCCCGCGGCGATGGTCACCATCGGCGGCGCCCTCGGCGCGGTCGTCGGCGGCCCGCTGACCATCCTCATCTCCGAGGTGTTCGGCTGGCGTGCCGCGTTCGGCGCCCTCGGGGCCATCGGCCTGGTGTGGCTGGTCGCCTGGCTCCGGTACGGCGGCAGCGGTCCCTACGCAGCCGGAGGATCGACATCGGCCGGAGCAGCGGCGCCGTCGGTGCCCATGCGGTCGGAACCGGAGAAGGTCGACGGCCGGACCGGCGATGTGTCCGACCAGGAGCGCTCCCGGCCCACGGCCGACACCGCCGTGCAGCACGAGGACGGGCACGAACCCATGCCCGACCACGTGCCCTTCCTGCGCATCGTCGCCACGCGGACGTGGCTCGGCGCGACCTTCGCGACGGCGACGGTGCTGTGGTCCCTCGCACTCGCCCTTGCCTGGATCCCCATCTACCTGGAGGACGAGGTGGGACTCAACAAGGCCGGGCTGAGCGTGGCCATCGGTCTGCCCAGTCTGTGCGCGATCCTCCTCGTGCTCAGCGGTGGCGGCCTGGCGCAGCGGCTGATCGGCCGGGGCGTCTCCTACCGGGTCGCGCAGGGCTGCGTGGGTGGAACCGCCGTCACGATCGGCGGTGTGTTCATGCTCGCGATGACCCGCGTCGAGGCGGTCCCACTGGTGCTGCTGTGCTTCGCGGTCGCGTTCGCCATCGGCAACACGCAGACTCCGCTCTCCAACGCCGCGATGTCGCACATCTGCCCGGAACGGAAGCGCAGCGCGGTGCTCGGTGCCTCCTACGCGGCGGCCACGGTGTCCAGCGTGCTCGCCCCCTACATCACCGGCCGCATCATCGACGCGGCACCGTCCCAGATGGCCGGCTTCTCCCTGTCCTTCGACCTGGCCGGGCTGCTCCTGCTCGTCGGTGGCCTGGCCGCGTTCCTGCTCATCCGGCCCGACAGCGACGCGGCCGCGCTGCGGCGGTCCGTGGGCGCCCCGGAGCGCCCCGCCGGACCGGCTCACCGGACCTGA
- a CDS encoding TetR/AcrR family transcriptional regulator, with translation MTATIRTAVFEELAGTGYARMSMEAVARRAGVGKAALYRRWASKEEMLVGLVSAEMRDEHPEPVDTGSLQGDVAAFVAATADLLGRPHIRRILPDLLAEAQRSRALADAMCTALLAPRRAAVDAILRRATTRGELPVDLDHDLATDLLGAPLVFRILITDGPLDPGYRSRLTRSLVAALATAH, from the coding sequence GTGACGGCCACCATCCGGACGGCGGTCTTCGAAGAACTGGCCGGAACCGGCTACGCGCGCATGTCCATGGAGGCGGTCGCCCGGCGGGCGGGCGTCGGCAAGGCCGCCCTGTACCGGCGGTGGGCGTCCAAGGAGGAGATGCTCGTCGGCCTGGTCTCCGCGGAGATGCGCGACGAACATCCGGAGCCGGTGGACACCGGATCGCTGCAGGGCGATGTGGCGGCGTTCGTCGCCGCGACTGCCGACCTCCTCGGCCGCCCGCACATCCGACGCATCCTGCCCGACCTGTTGGCCGAGGCCCAGCGCAGCCGCGCCCTGGCCGACGCCATGTGCACCGCCCTCCTGGCGCCCCGCCGCGCGGCCGTCGACGCGATCCTGCGCCGGGCCACCACTCGCGGGGAACTCCCGGTCGACCTCGACCACGACCTGGCCACCGATCTCCTGGGCGCCCCGCTCGTCTTCCGCATTCTGATCACCGACGGCCCCCTCGACCCGGGCTACCGGTCCCGCCTCACCCGATCCCTCGTCGCCGCGCTGGCCACCGCGCACTGA
- a CDS encoding alpha/beta fold hydrolase encodes MISHGNSGVLVGGTGPGLLLAHGAGSDVQDSFGPVLDRLTRGNTVVGPDYPGSGRTPSAPAPLELDDLADHIVAAAVDRGVDTFAVAGFSMGTAVAVRTAVRFPERVTALVLSAGLARADARLRLIADTWRSLAASPDRRALASYLSLLVNSPEWLGDRTPDEIEAQLAEFAAGTPEGTGDHLELLARVDVRADLDKVAVPTLVVSPTRDLLLPPSHARELASGISGARLVGLDSGHAIAAEKPAEWADLITGFLTATGS; translated from the coding sequence ATGATTTCGCACGGAAACAGTGGCGTCCTCGTCGGCGGAACAGGCCCCGGACTCCTGCTCGCGCACGGAGCGGGCAGCGATGTCCAGGACAGTTTCGGCCCGGTGCTCGACCGCCTCACCCGCGGAAATACCGTGGTCGGCCCCGACTACCCGGGCTCCGGGCGGACACCCTCGGCCCCTGCACCGCTGGAGCTCGACGACCTGGCGGACCACATCGTCGCGGCGGCGGTCGACCGCGGTGTCGACACGTTCGCCGTCGCCGGCTTCTCCATGGGAACCGCCGTGGCGGTCCGCACCGCGGTCCGCTTCCCCGAGCGCGTGACCGCACTCGTGCTGTCGGCCGGCCTGGCCCGCGCCGACGCCCGTCTCCGACTCATCGCCGACACCTGGCGTTCGCTGGCCGCCTCCCCGGACCGCAGGGCGCTGGCGTCCTACCTGTCCCTGCTCGTCAACAGCCCGGAGTGGCTGGGGGATCGCACCCCCGACGAAATCGAGGCGCAGCTCGCCGAGTTCGCGGCGGGAACACCGGAGGGAACGGGCGACCACCTCGAACTCCTGGCCCGCGTCGACGTCCGCGCCGACCTGGACAAGGTCGCGGTGCCGACCCTCGTCGTCTCCCCCACGCGCGATCTCCTGCTGCCGCCGTCCCACGCGCGGGAACTGGCATCCGGCATCTCCGGCGCCCGGCTGGTCGGGCTCGACTCGGGCCACGCCATCGCGGCGGAGAAGCCCGCGGAATGGGCCGATCTGATCACCGGCTTCCTCACCGCCACCGGCAGCTGA
- a CDS encoding LysR family transcriptional regulator, giving the protein MAALEIRELECFLVLAEELHFGRTGERLYISQSRVSQLLRSLESRIGARLVERTSRRVHLTPFGADFAASLRPAYRALADTVEQARAVARGARSRTRIGFQGAIYEQVTRAITVFHERNPGHRIDMTEIPLSDPFGALRRGEVDAAVVLLPVEEPDLVAGVVFSQQRVTLAVPASHPFARRPRIGAEDLARIPLIPLDGPAPDYWKKVHSPTATPEGCPIPQEEGVQTLQEGLTLIASGRGAMLLCGATAEYNRRSDVAFVPVSGLPDSALGLVLPRGREAPRLESFAAAISETAVRIPRRARESPSPRMSKNTRSSHAYQKR; this is encoded by the coding sequence ATGGCGGCGCTGGAGATCAGGGAACTGGAGTGCTTCCTCGTCCTCGCGGAGGAACTGCACTTCGGCCGTACCGGTGAGCGCCTTTACATCTCGCAGAGCCGCGTCAGCCAGCTGCTGCGATCCCTGGAGTCCCGTATCGGCGCCCGCCTGGTGGAGCGCACCAGCCGCCGCGTCCACCTCACCCCCTTCGGTGCGGACTTCGCCGCCTCCCTGCGGCCCGCCTACCGGGCGCTGGCCGACACGGTCGAACAGGCGAGGGCCGTCGCCCGCGGCGCGCGGTCACGCACCCGCATCGGCTTCCAGGGCGCCATCTACGAGCAGGTCACCCGGGCCATCACCGTGTTCCACGAGCGGAACCCGGGCCACCGCATCGACATGACCGAGATTCCGCTCTCCGACCCGTTCGGAGCACTGCGCCGCGGCGAGGTCGACGCCGCCGTGGTGCTGCTCCCGGTCGAGGAGCCGGACCTGGTGGCGGGAGTGGTGTTCTCACAGCAGCGGGTGACCCTGGCGGTGCCCGCGTCCCACCCCTTCGCCCGGCGCCCCAGGATCGGGGCGGAGGACCTCGCCCGAATCCCCCTCATCCCGCTGGACGGCCCCGCCCCCGACTACTGGAAGAAGGTCCATTCCCCGACGGCCACACCCGAGGGCTGCCCCATCCCTCAGGAGGAGGGCGTGCAGACCCTGCAGGAGGGACTGACCCTGATCGCCTCCGGGCGCGGGGCGATGCTGCTGTGCGGTGCGACCGCCGAGTACAACCGGCGCAGCGACGTCGCTTTCGTCCCCGTCTCGGGACTGCCCGACTCGGCGCTCGGCCTGGTGCTGCCGCGCGGCCGCGAAGCGCCCCGGCTGGAATCGTTCGCCGCGGCGATCTCCGAGACCGCGGTCCGAATTCCCCGCCGGGCCCGAGAATCCCCGTCCCCGCGCATGTCGAAGAACACGCGGTCCTCCCACGCCTACCAGAAACGGTGA
- a CDS encoding MFS transporter, with translation MSNVSEAGRPAPAETLTPTRGWLAVIAVAIGTFTVVTSEMMPVGLLTPMGASLGVTAGTAGLTLTITGLVAAVAAPAAPLVIGRADRRTVLIALMVLLAGANLLAAWAPNFTVMVVARVLIGLGMGGVWALAGALAPRLVPERSVGAATATIFSGIAVASVLGVPIGAYIQALFGWRESFVAIAGLALVVAVAMAVLLPRLPSERATRLSGVTGVLANPRVTTGLILALLLVTGHFAAYTYIRPVLEGVSGIGAGVIGTMLLVYGIAGIVGNFVAGPRAADAPRTTIVVLSAGLGTAVLLVPFFGTAALGAGALMVLWGLAYGGVSVSVQTWMMKSAPEEAESVTALFVGVFNAGIALGAFAGGQVMDSFGGVSVMWLAGALAIGALLVASGGRAPAAVER, from the coding sequence ATGTCCAACGTTTCCGAAGCCGGTCGGCCGGCACCTGCGGAGACGCTGACCCCGACACGGGGTTGGCTCGCCGTCATCGCTGTGGCCATCGGCACGTTCACCGTCGTCACGTCCGAGATGATGCCGGTCGGGCTGCTCACTCCGATGGGCGCCTCACTGGGGGTCACCGCAGGCACCGCCGGGCTGACCCTGACGATCACCGGCCTGGTCGCCGCGGTGGCCGCACCCGCGGCTCCTCTGGTCATCGGGCGGGCCGACCGGCGAACCGTACTGATCGCCCTCATGGTGCTGCTCGCCGGCGCCAACCTGCTGGCGGCCTGGGCGCCGAACTTCACCGTCATGGTCGTCGCCCGCGTCCTCATCGGCCTCGGCATGGGCGGCGTGTGGGCACTTGCCGGCGCCCTGGCGCCGCGGCTCGTCCCCGAGCGGTCCGTGGGAGCCGCCACCGCGACGATCTTCAGCGGCATCGCGGTGGCCTCGGTCCTCGGCGTGCCGATCGGGGCCTACATCCAGGCGCTGTTCGGGTGGCGCGAGTCGTTCGTCGCGATCGCCGGGCTGGCCCTGGTCGTGGCCGTGGCGATGGCCGTGCTGCTGCCGCGGCTCCCCTCCGAACGGGCCACCCGTCTCAGCGGCGTCACCGGAGTCCTGGCCAACCCCCGGGTCACCACCGGGCTCATCCTGGCGCTGCTTCTGGTCACCGGCCACTTCGCCGCCTACACCTACATCCGTCCGGTGCTGGAGGGCGTGTCCGGCATCGGCGCGGGAGTCATCGGCACGATGCTGCTCGTCTACGGCATCGCGGGCATCGTCGGCAACTTCGTGGCCGGCCCCCGGGCGGCCGACGCCCCGCGCACCACGATCGTCGTGCTGAGCGCGGGCCTGGGCACAGCCGTTCTGCTCGTCCCGTTCTTCGGCACCGCCGCCCTGGGCGCGGGCGCGCTCATGGTGCTGTGGGGCCTGGCCTACGGCGGTGTGTCGGTGAGTGTGCAGACCTGGATGATGAAGTCCGCCCCGGAGGAGGCCGAAAGCGTCACCGCGCTGTTCGTGGGCGTCTTCAACGCCGGCATCGCCCTGGGCGCCTTCGCGGGCGGCCAGGTCATGGACTCGTTCGGCGGCGTCTCGGTCATGTGGCTCGCCGGTGCCCTCGCGATCGGCGCCCTCCTCGTCGCTTCGGGAGGCCGTGCCCCGGCCGCGGTCGAGCGGTAG